A window of Dorea formicigenerans contains these coding sequences:
- a CDS encoding ABC transporter ATP-binding protein: protein MHTLKRFIQYYTPYKAVFFLDLVCAAIISLVDLAFPQILRTLTRTLFVKNASSIMRNLVPIGIVLFLIYVLQACCKYYVSYQGHMMGAHMERDMRQQLFDHYEKLSFSYYDQNNSGQMMSKLVSDLFDIAEFAHHGPENLFISLIKIIGSFVFLFLINWKLAIPLLVMVVFMIFFSGSQNRKMQTTFMDNRQKIGNVNSSLQDTLAGIRVVQSFANEEIEREKFMESNHGFLLSKKANYQCMGSFMSGNLFFQGMMYLITLVFGGWLIAHGQMEVSDLAMYALYIGIFISPIQILVELTEMMQKGLSGFRRFLDVVETEPEITNAPDAELLDDVKGDVNYENVFFHYSDDDTPVLENVSFHIPAGKSIALVGPSGSGKTTICSLLPRFYDVTGGKITVDGKDVRKLTLESLRNQIGLVQQDVYLFCGSIRENIAYGKPDATMEEIEDAAKKANIHDFIMELPDGYETFVGERGTRLSGGQKQRISIARVFLKNPPILILDEATSALDNESERWIQQSLEELAKNRTTITIAHRLSTIRNADEILVVADNGIAERGTHDELIARGGIYAHYYEMS from the coding sequence ATGCATACGTTAAAGAGATTTATTCAATATTATACGCCGTACAAAGCTGTTTTTTTCTTAGATCTTGTCTGTGCAGCGATAATCAGCCTGGTGGATCTGGCTTTTCCTCAGATTTTACGGACACTTACGAGGACGTTGTTTGTGAAAAATGCGTCTTCAATTATGCGTAATCTTGTACCGATTGGGATTGTGTTGTTCTTGATTTATGTTCTTCAGGCATGTTGTAAATATTATGTCAGCTATCAGGGGCATATGATGGGAGCGCACATGGAGCGCGATATGCGCCAACAATTATTTGATCATTATGAAAAATTATCGTTTTCTTATTATGATCAGAACAATTCCGGACAGATGATGAGTAAACTGGTATCGGATCTGTTTGATATTGCGGAGTTTGCGCATCACGGACCGGAGAATTTATTTATCTCGCTGATTAAAATTATCGGCTCTTTTGTATTTTTATTCCTGATCAACTGGAAGCTTGCGATCCCGCTTCTTGTAATGGTTGTATTTATGATTTTCTTTTCGGGCAGCCAGAACCGGAAGATGCAGACAACATTTATGGATAACAGGCAGAAAATCGGGAACGTGAATTCCAGTTTGCAGGATACGCTTGCTGGAATCCGTGTCGTACAGTCTTTTGCAAATGAAGAGATTGAGCGGGAGAAGTTCATGGAGAGCAATCATGGATTTCTTTTATCTAAGAAAGCGAACTATCAGTGTATGGGAAGCTTTATGAGTGGAAATCTGTTCTTTCAGGGCATGATGTATCTGATTACGCTTGTATTTGGAGGCTGGCTCATAGCCCATGGTCAGATGGAAGTATCTGATCTTGCTATGTATGCGCTTTATATCGGAATCTTTATCAGTCCGATTCAGATTCTTGTGGAGCTGACTGAGATGATGCAGAAAGGTCTGTCCGGATTTCGGAGATTTCTGGACGTGGTCGAGACAGAGCCTGAGATTACGAATGCACCGGATGCAGAGCTGCTTGATGACGTGAAGGGAGATGTGAATTATGAAAATGTTTTCTTTCATTATAGTGATGATGATACGCCGGTTCTGGAAAATGTATCGTTCCATATTCCGGCTGGAAAATCAATTGCGTTGGTTGGTCCTTCTGGAAGTGGCAAGACAACAATTTGTTCCCTGCTTCCAAGATTTTACGATGTAACAGGTGGAAAGATTACGGTTGACGGAAAAGATGTGAGAAAGCTGACCCTTGAGAGTCTGCGTAATCAGATTGGTCTTGTGCAGCAGGATGTTTATCTTTTCTGTGGAAGTATCCGTGAAAATATTGCATATGGTAAGCCTGACGCTACGATGGAAGAGATTGAAGATGCGGCAAAGAAAGCCAATATCCATGACTTTATTATGGAACTTCCGGATGGATATGAAACATTTGTCGGAGAAAGAGGAACCCGGCTTTCCGGTGGACAGAAGCAGAGAATTTCTATTGCCAGAGTTTTCCTTAAGAATCCGCCAATCCTGATTCTGGATGAGGCGACCAGTGCATTGGACAATGAAAGTGAACGTTGGATCCAGCAGAGTCTTGAAGAGTTGGCAAAGAATCGTACAACCATTACAATTGCACATCGTTTGTCCACAATCCGTAATGCAGATGAGATTCTGGTCGTTGCTGACAATGGAATAGCAGAGCGTGGAACACACGATGAGTTAATCGCACGTGGTGGTATTTATGCACATTATTATGAAATGTCATAG
- a CDS encoding cyclodeaminase/cyclohydrolase family protein: protein MSSLDKQIDFTENSCKDFIDVLASSAPIPGGGGASALVGAIGVALGNMVGSLTVGKKRYADVEEDIIRCKKEADEITKRLLELVAKDAEVFEPLSKAYSLPKSTPEELAKKEEVMAVVLKDACEVPLEIMKTCARGLDLMKEFAEKGSRIALSDAGVGATLLKSALQGASLNIYINTKSMKDRVLAQQLNDETDSLRKTYEKKADEIFENVCNEIR, encoded by the coding sequence ATGAGTTCATTAGACAAACAGATAGATTTTACGGAAAACTCATGCAAGGATTTTATTGATGTCCTTGCAAGCAGTGCCCCGATTCCGGGAGGCGGCGGAGCGTCTGCTTTAGTTGGAGCAATCGGAGTGGCACTCGGCAATATGGTGGGAAGTCTTACTGTCGGTAAGAAGCGTTATGCAGATGTAGAAGAAGATATTATCCGTTGTAAAAAAGAAGCAGATGAAATTACAAAGCGGCTTCTTGAACTTGTGGCAAAAGATGCCGAGGTCTTTGAACCATTAAGTAAAGCGTACAGTCTGCCAAAGAGTACGCCGGAAGAACTTGCAAAAAAGGAAGAAGTTATGGCAGTTGTGTTAAAAGATGCATGTGAAGTACCGCTTGAAATTATGAAAACCTGTGCAAGAGGATTAGACCTGATGAAAGAGTTTGCTGAAAAAGGAAGCCGGATTGCACTTAGTGATGCAGGAGTCGGAGCAACACTTTTGAAGTCTGCACTGCAGGGCGCGTCATTGAACATTTATATTAACACAAAATCTATGAAAGATCGTGTATTAGCTCAACAGTTGAATGATGAGACAGACAGTCTCAGAAAAACTTATGAGAAGAAGGCAGATGAAATATTTGAAAACGTATGCAATGAGATTCGTTAA
- a CDS encoding thiazole synthase, whose product MTTTNTNEDKLILGGHEFTSRFIMGSGKFSLELMKACIEKAGAQIVTLALRRANEGGLANILDYVPKDVTLLPNTSGARNAQEAVRIARLSRELGCGDFVKLEVIHDSKYLLPDNYETIKATEILAKEGFVVMPYMYPDLNAARDLVNAGAACVMPLGSPIGSNKGICTKEFIQILIDEIDLPIIVDAGIGRPSQACEAMEMGASAVMANTAIATAGDVQVMAEAFKKAIEAGRSAYLSGLGRILDKGASASSPLTGFLHE is encoded by the coding sequence ATGACAACAACAAACACAAATGAAGACAAATTAATCCTGGGAGGACATGAATTTACTTCCCGTTTTATTATGGGATCTGGAAAATTTTCATTGGAGCTTATGAAAGCATGTATTGAAAAAGCAGGAGCACAGATCGTAACACTTGCTTTGCGCCGTGCTAATGAAGGCGGACTTGCTAATATTCTGGATTATGTGCCGAAGGACGTAACACTTCTTCCGAATACATCCGGTGCCAGAAATGCGCAGGAAGCAGTCCGTATTGCAAGACTTTCCAGAGAGCTGGGTTGTGGAGATTTTGTAAAGCTTGAAGTTATTCACGATTCGAAATACCTTCTTCCGGATAATTACGAGACAATCAAGGCAACAGAGATCCTTGCAAAAGAAGGGTTTGTTGTTATGCCATACATGTATCCGGATTTGAATGCAGCCAGAGATCTGGTAAATGCAGGGGCAGCCTGTGTGATGCCTCTTGGTTCTCCAATCGGTTCAAATAAGGGAATCTGTACAAAAGAGTTTATCCAGATTCTTATTGATGAGATTGATCTTCCAATTATCGTTGATGCAGGAATCGGTCGTCCGTCACAGGCATGTGAAGCTATGGAAATGGGTGCGTCAGCAGTGATGGCCAATACTGCTATTGCGACAGCAGGAGATGTCCAGGTTATGGCTGAAGCGTTTAAAAAGGCAATTGAGGCAGGAAGAAGTGCTTATCTTTCCGGATTAGGAAGAATACTGGATAAAGGAGCAAGTGCGTCTTCACCATTAACAGGATTTTTGCATGAGTAA
- the thiH gene encoding 2-iminoacetate synthase ThiH — protein MVETMQTSKKDGHFNESIVNEEILEDMKKNRIDHMKYLPDMEQLEESDVMDQVISAMKAYDYDKYTEADVRRALAHDNRTPEDFQALLSPAALPLLEEIAQQAQIETRKHFGNSVYMFTPIYIANYCENYCIYCGFNCHNKIRRAQLNEEEIEKEMAAIAKTGLQEILILTGESKTKSNVEYIGKACEIARKYFKVVGLEVYPMNSDEYAYLHKCGADYVTVFQETYNSDKYETLHLAGHKRIFPYRLNTQERALKGGMRGVGFAALLGLDDFRKDAFATGYHAYLLQRKYPHAEIAFSCPRLCPIINNDRINPMDVHEPQLLQVVCAYRLFMPFASITVSTRECARVRDNLVNIAATKISAGVSTGIGSHVEDIEDKGDDQFEISDGRTVDEVFDALKKNGLQPVMNDYIYL, from the coding sequence ATGGTAGAAACAATGCAGACCAGTAAAAAAGATGGTCATTTTAATGAAAGTATTGTAAATGAAGAAATACTGGAAGATATGAAAAAGAATCGTATCGATCATATGAAGTATCTTCCGGATATGGAGCAGTTGGAAGAATCTGATGTGATGGACCAGGTTATTTCTGCAATGAAAGCATATGATTATGATAAATATACAGAAGCAGATGTAAGAAGAGCACTGGCGCATGATAACCGGACACCAGAGGATTTTCAGGCACTGCTTTCGCCGGCAGCACTTCCGCTTTTAGAGGAGATTGCGCAGCAAGCACAGATTGAAACAAGAAAGCATTTTGGAAACAGTGTGTATATGTTTACGCCAATTTATATTGCAAACTACTGTGAAAATTACTGTATTTACTGTGGATTCAACTGTCATAATAAGATTCGCCGTGCACAGCTTAATGAAGAAGAGATTGAAAAAGAGATGGCTGCTATTGCCAAGACCGGACTTCAGGAAATATTGATTCTTACAGGTGAGAGTAAGACAAAATCTAATGTGGAGTATATTGGAAAGGCATGCGAGATTGCACGAAAATATTTTAAAGTGGTAGGTCTTGAAGTATATCCGATGAATTCGGATGAGTATGCATACCTTCATAAATGCGGAGCAGATTATGTGACAGTCTTCCAGGAGACTTACAATTCAGATAAGTATGAAACATTACATTTAGCAGGACATAAAAGGATTTTTCCATATAGATTGAACACACAAGAACGTGCACTTAAGGGTGGCATGCGAGGTGTTGGTTTTGCGGCACTTCTTGGACTGGATGATTTCCGCAAAGATGCTTTTGCGACAGGTTATCATGCATATTTGCTTCAAAGAAAATATCCGCATGCAGAGATTGCATTTTCTTGTCCAAGATTGTGTCCGATCATCAATAATGATCGCATTAACCCGATGGATGTTCATGAGCCGCAGTTACTTCAGGTAGTCTGTGCATATCGTCTGTTCATGCCATTTGCAAGTATTACGGTGTCTACAAGAGAATGTGCCCGTGTTCGTGATAATCTGGTAAACATTGCAGCGACCAAGATATCCGCAGGAGTCAGCACAGGAATTGGAAGTCATGTGGAAGATATCGAAGATAAAGGTGACGACCAGTTTGAGATTTCAGACGGAAGAACGGTGGATGAAGTATTCGATGCGCTGAAAAAGAATGGTTTACAGCCAGTTATGAATGATTATATATATTTGTAG
- a CDS encoding DnaJ C-terminal domain-containing protein, with translation MSAKRDYYEVLGVSRDADKNTIKKAYRKLAKKYHPDTNQGNAQAAERFKEATEAYNILSDPEKKKMYDQFGHAAFDGSGAAGGAYGGAYSRNGGGTYQYAGPDGTFHEYHFEGNGDMDDFLKNIFGGSFGGFGGATRSSSKGSRSGFSGSGFGRSGFGGTGFSGSGFGGSGFSGSGFGESGSYGNYSQGGADVTAEITVGFDEAAFGCEKVIHLTENNGKAVGKALKVKIPAGIDTGKSIRLRGKGNPGINGGKAGDLLLKVKVASKPGYERKGMDVYTTVRVPFTTAVLGGEAKVETLHGNVLCKINPGTQSGTKIRLRGKGIVSMKDKNQHGDQYVTVQIDVPGNLSEEAKRKLREFEVACKKGQQGVA, from the coding sequence ATGTCAGCAAAAAGAGATTATTATGAAGTCCTAGGAGTTAGCCGGGATGCAGACAAGAACACAATAAAAAAGGCATATCGCAAACTGGCAAAAAAATACCACCCGGATACAAATCAGGGAAATGCACAGGCGGCAGAGCGCTTCAAGGAAGCAACAGAAGCCTACAATATATTAAGTGACCCGGAAAAGAAAAAAATGTACGACCAGTTTGGTCATGCTGCATTCGATGGAAGCGGTGCAGCAGGTGGTGCTTATGGTGGCGCTTATAGCAGAAATGGAGGCGGTACTTACCAGTATGCAGGACCGGACGGTACATTCCATGAATATCATTTTGAAGGAAATGGCGATATGGACGATTTCCTGAAGAACATTTTTGGAGGAAGCTTTGGTGGCTTTGGCGGCGCTACAAGAAGTTCTTCGAAAGGATCAAGGAGTGGCTTTAGTGGAAGTGGCTTTGGAAGAAGTGGCTTTGGCGGCACTGGTTTTAGTGGAAGTGGCTTTGGAGGAAGCGGCTTTAGTGGAAGTGGCTTTGGCGAAAGTGGATCGTATGGAAATTACAGCCAGGGCGGAGCAGATGTTACAGCAGAAATTACAGTAGGATTTGACGAAGCTGCCTTTGGTTGTGAGAAAGTCATACATTTGACGGAAAATAATGGAAAAGCAGTAGGCAAAGCATTGAAGGTAAAGATTCCGGCCGGCATTGATACGGGTAAGAGTATTCGGCTTCGCGGAAAAGGAAATCCGGGAATCAATGGCGGAAAAGCAGGAGATCTTCTTCTGAAAGTGAAAGTCGCATCAAAACCAGGATATGAACGGAAGGGCATGGATGTTTACACAACAGTCAGAGTTCCATTCACAACAGCAGTACTTGGTGGTGAGGCGAAGGTTGAGACACTTCACGGAAATGTATTGTGCAAGATTAATCCGGGAACTCAGTCCGGAACAAAGATTCGTTTGAGAGGCAAAGGAATTGTTTCTATGAAAGATAAGAATCAGCATGGAGATCAATATGTGACGGTCCAGATTGATGTGCCGGGAAATTTGAGTGAAGAAGCAAAAAGAAAATTAAGAGAATTCGAAGTAGCATGTAAGAAAGGACAACAAGGTGTAGCATAA
- the trpS gene encoding tryptophan--tRNA ligase has translation MKKIILTGDRPTGRLHVGHYVGSLQERVKLQNSGDYDEIYIMIADAQALTDNAEHPEKVRQNIMNVALDYLACGIDPAKSNIFIQSMVPELTELTFYYMNLVTVSRVQRNPTVKAEIQQRNFEASIPVGFFCYPISQAADITAFRATTVPVGEDQLPMLEQCKEIVHKFNSVYGETLTEPDIILPSNKACLRLPGIDGKAKMSKSLGNCIYLSDEAEDIKKKVMSMFTDPNHLRVEDPGQVEGNPVFIYLDAFCKQDYVDEFLPDYANLEELKEHYKRGGLGDVKVKKFLNNVMQAELAPIRERRKSWEKRLPDVYDILKEGSKVAEAKAAETLRDVKNSMKINYFEDPDFLK, from the coding sequence ATGAAGAAAATTATCTTAACCGGTGACAGACCAACAGGACGTCTTCATGTGGGACATTATGTAGGATCACTGCAGGAGCGTGTGAAATTGCAGAATTCCGGTGATTATGATGAAATCTATATTATGATTGCAGATGCTCAGGCATTGACAGACAATGCGGAACATCCAGAGAAAGTAAGACAGAATATTATGAATGTGGCACTGGATTATCTTGCTTGCGGAATCGACCCGGCAAAATCTAATATTTTCATTCAGTCTATGGTTCCGGAACTGACAGAGCTTACATTTTATTATATGAATCTGGTTACAGTGTCCAGAGTACAGAGGAACCCTACAGTAAAAGCCGAGATTCAGCAGAGAAATTTTGAGGCAAGCATTCCGGTCGGATTTTTCTGCTATCCGATCAGTCAGGCAGCAGATATCACGGCGTTTCGTGCAACAACTGTACCGGTAGGAGAGGATCAGCTGCCGATGCTGGAGCAGTGTAAAGAAATCGTACACAAATTCAACAGCGTGTATGGTGAGACACTGACAGAGCCAGATATTATTCTTCCATCTAACAAAGCATGCCTGAGACTGCCGGGAATCGACGGTAAGGCAAAGATGAGTAAATCACTTGGAAATTGTATTTACCTGTCAGATGAAGCAGAAGACATTAAGAAAAAAGTTATGTCCATGTTCACAGATCCGAATCACTTAAGAGTCGAAGATCCAGGGCAGGTAGAAGGCAACCCGGTATTCATTTATCTTGATGCATTCTGCAAGCAGGATTATGTAGACGAATTTCTTCCAGATTATGCAAACCTGGAGGAACTGAAAGAACATTACAAACGCGGTGGACTTGGAGATGTAAAAGTAAAAAAATTCCTGAACAATGTAATGCAGGCAGAACTTGCACCAATCCGCGAGAGAAGAAAATCATGGGAGAAGAGACTTCCGGATGTATACGACATTCTCAAAGAAGGAAGCAAGGTTGCAGAGGCAAAAGCTGCAGAAACACTTCGAGATGTAAAAAATTCTATGAAGATAAACTATTTTGAAGATCCAGACTTTTTGAAATAA
- a CDS encoding coiled-coil domain-containing protein, with amino-acid sequence MNMHKKRIARRGAAFVCAFGVALSAMPVHAAEVKSLEDKTSNLQSQLEGINQDLVTLSNKIAETEAEIEESNNEVYRLEASLQISRNNEEKQYETMKTRIKYMYENGSETMITMLFTADSMGDFLNKAEFIQNITDYDKEMLENMMEIRQGIETQEEDLKSQQQELTDLQSQLNTEQQNLQAKAAATSTDLATVNAQLQAAREAQAKQEEEAQKKAQEEAAKQASASTGNNTSGSSSNNNSPSKPSNSGSNNNSGSSSSNGKYNIPSGGLTPSKGRIWFNGHTETYYSQKVLPGAGLNIPGRHIASDGTIRDKDGYIVLASDDYPKGTVVETSLGAGKVYDSGSGKGNIDLYTDW; translated from the coding sequence ATGAACATGCATAAGAAACGGATCGCAAGACGCGGGGCAGCCTTTGTCTGTGCGTTCGGTGTCGCACTGTCAGCAATGCCGGTGCATGCAGCGGAGGTCAAAAGCCTCGAAGATAAGACCAGTAATCTTCAAAGTCAACTGGAAGGGATTAATCAGGATTTGGTTACGCTCAGCAATAAGATTGCTGAGACAGAAGCGGAAATTGAAGAGTCGAACAATGAAGTATACCGCCTGGAGGCATCACTTCAGATTTCTCGTAATAACGAGGAAAAGCAGTATGAAACGATGAAGACTCGTATTAAGTACATGTATGAAAATGGTTCAGAGACAATGATCACTATGCTGTTTACTGCAGACAGTATGGGAGACTTCCTCAACAAAGCCGAGTTCATTCAGAACATTACCGATTATGATAAGGAAATGTTGGAGAACATGATGGAGATACGTCAAGGTATCGAGACGCAGGAAGAGGATCTTAAGAGCCAGCAGCAGGAACTGACAGATTTACAGAGTCAGTTAAATACTGAGCAGCAGAATCTTCAGGCGAAAGCAGCAGCAACTTCCACAGATCTTGCGACTGTGAATGCGCAGCTTCAGGCAGCGCGTGAGGCACAGGCAAAGCAGGAGGAAGAAGCGCAGAAAAAAGCACAGGAAGAAGCGGCAAAGCAGGCATCAGCTTCCACTGGAAATAATACTTCCGGAAGCAGTTCCAATAATAACAGCCCTTCCAAACCTTCTAATTCCGGAAGTAATAATAACTCCGGGAGCAGTTCCAGTAATGGAAAGTATAATATTCCTTCCGGTGGTCTGACCCCATCCAAAGGGAGAATCTGGTTTAACGGACATACTGAAACCTATTATTCACAGAAGGTACTTCCGGGAGCAGGACTTAACATTCCGGGACGTCATATTGCGAGTGACGGAACAATCCGTGACAAAGATGGTTATATTGTACTTGCCAGTGATGACTATCCAAAAGGAACCGTGGTCGAGACCTCTCTTGGAGCTGGAAAAGTCTATGATAGTGGAAGTGGAAAAGGTAATATTGATTTGTATACCGACTGGTAG
- the thiS gene encoding sulfur carrier protein ThiS codes for MITVNGENRTLEKPVSVTEYLKACNYIPVQVVVELNEEIIKRENYDTTVLKDGDVVEILHFMGGGSF; via the coding sequence ATGATTACAGTCAATGGAGAGAACAGAACATTGGAAAAACCAGTGTCAGTAACGGAATACTTGAAAGCATGTAATTATATTCCGGTGCAGGTAGTAGTAGAATTGAATGAGGAGATCATCAAAAGAGAAAATTACGATACAACTGTACTGAAAGATGGAGATGTTGTAGAGATTCTGCATTTTATGGGCGGCGGAAGCTTCTAA
- a CDS encoding bifunctional 5,10-methylenetetrahydrofolate dehydrogenase/5,10-methenyltetrahydrofolate cyclohydrolase, with protein sequence MAQILLGKEVTASLNEEIEEKVKTLKEHQVMPKLGIIRIGEKQDDIAYERNAVKRCEKLSVAYEKFLLPEDVTEEIVIDTIQKLNKAEDIHGVLVFRPLPSHLDEEKILNTLAVEKDVDGITNLSMAGIFAGKEMGYAPCTASACIRILDHYGIDCTGKKAVIVGRSLVVGKPVSMMLLKKNATITVCHTKTKNIKQEVQAADIVVAAAGSAGFIKKEHLRTGQVVIDVGINVNEEGNLCGDVAFDEAEPIVDAITPVPGGVGGVTTSILVEHVVNAALLKMEASEK encoded by the coding sequence ATGGCACAGATACTGTTAGGTAAAGAAGTAACTGCTTCATTGAATGAGGAGATTGAAGAAAAAGTAAAAACATTAAAAGAGCATCAAGTGATGCCGAAACTTGGAATTATCCGAATTGGTGAAAAACAGGATGATATTGCATACGAGCGCAATGCTGTAAAGCGTTGCGAAAAATTATCTGTGGCATATGAAAAGTTTCTGCTTCCGGAAGATGTAACGGAAGAAATAGTGATTGATACGATCCAGAAACTAAACAAGGCGGAAGATATTCACGGAGTATTGGTTTTCCGCCCGTTGCCATCTCATCTGGACGAAGAGAAAATCTTAAATACATTGGCTGTAGAAAAGGACGTAGATGGAATTACCAATCTTTCCATGGCAGGTATATTTGCCGGAAAAGAGATGGGCTATGCGCCGTGTACCGCAAGTGCATGTATCAGGATCCTGGACCATTATGGAATTGACTGTACCGGGAAAAAAGCAGTGATCGTAGGACGAAGCCTTGTAGTTGGAAAGCCGGTATCTATGATGCTTCTGAAGAAAAATGCAACAATTACAGTCTGTCATACAAAGACTAAGAATATAAAGCAGGAAGTACAGGCTGCAGATATCGTAGTTGCGGCAGCAGGAAGTGCAGGATTTATAAAGAAAGAACATTTAAGAACGGGACAGGTTGTTATTGACGTGGGAATCAATGTGAACGAAGAAGGCAATCTGTGCGGAGACGTAGCATTTGATGAGGCAGAACCGATTGTAGATGCAATTACACCGGTTCCAGGAGGAGTTGGCGGAGTCACGACTTCAATTTTGGTGGAGCATGTGGTAAATGCGGCACTTTTGAAAATGGAAGCCAGTGAGAAATAG
- a CDS encoding YitT family protein: MNKKNQYTDSVKETLILTLAVAIIAAAVYFFLVPSHASVSSISGLGIILSNFVPLPLSAITMILNVVLLIIGFFTCGREFGAKTVYTSIMLPLFLGLFEKIFPDFYSMTDSQELDVLCYILVVSVGLAILFNRNASSGGLDIVAKIMNKYLHMDLGKAMSLSGMCVALSAALVYDKKTVVLSVLGTYFNGIVLDHFIFNQDMKRRVCIITQKEEELRHFILYELHSGATIYEAIGAYTMEKHNEIITIVDKTEYQKLMKYINQVDPKAFITIYKVSNMRYQPKI, encoded by the coding sequence ATGAATAAGAAAAATCAATACACAGACTCTGTAAAGGAAACGTTGATTCTGACGCTTGCTGTGGCAATTATTGCCGCTGCAGTCTACTTCTTCCTTGTACCAAGCCACGCTTCTGTCAGCAGTATCTCTGGTCTTGGAATCATTCTGTCAAACTTTGTACCGCTTCCATTGTCAGCAATCACTATGATTTTAAATGTAGTGCTTCTGATTATCGGATTCTTTACATGCGGTCGGGAATTCGGAGCAAAAACTGTCTATACAAGCATTATGCTTCCACTGTTTCTGGGGCTTTTCGAAAAGATTTTCCCGGATTTTTACTCCATGACCGACAGCCAGGAACTGGATGTACTCTGTTATATACTGGTCGTAAGCGTCGGACTTGCAATTTTGTTCAATCGAAATGCCTCTTCTGGCGGACTGGATATTGTTGCCAAAATCATGAACAAATATCTGCATATGGATCTCGGAAAAGCCATGTCACTGTCCGGTATGTGTGTGGCTCTGTCCGCAGCACTTGTGTACGATAAGAAAACTGTAGTTTTAAGTGTCCTCGGTACTTATTTTAACGGAATCGTACTGGATCACTTTATCTTCAATCAAGATATGAAACGGCGCGTCTGCATCATCACCCAGAAAGAAGAAGAGCTGCGCCACTTCATTTTATATGAACTGCACAGCGGGGCTACTATCTATGAAGCCATCGGTGCTTACACAATGGAAAAGCATAACGAAATTATCACCATTGTGGATAAAACAGAATACCAGAAATTGATGAAATACATCAATCAGGTGGATCCTAAGGCGTTTATCACAATCTACAAAGTTTCCAATATGCGGTATCAGCCAAAAATTTAG
- a CDS encoding bile acid:sodium symporter family protein — protein sequence MKALQKASKFLSDYTSVVVIAIAIVTFFVPSMMGWVNYALFTDMVANKFTSQSIIIGVIMFSMGLTLTTEDFKILAQRPFDICVGAIAQYLIMPFLAFALTKLLHLPDGIALGLILVGCCPGGVSSNIMSYLCGGDVAFSVGMTTVSTLVSPVMTPLMVSFLARGTQITIKGLPMFVSIIETVILPVGFGFLLNYLYGKKKMFHEIQQMMPGVAVLGLACVVGGVVSSQGSKFFQSGVVIFVAVLLHNGLGYLFGYGAGKLVGMNTSKKRTIAIEVGMQNAGLATNLATTTAQFASTPESAIICAVSCTWHSISGTLLAGMFAMYDKKKEKAAGKVVTEQ from the coding sequence ATGAAAGCATTACAAAAAGCAAGCAAATTTTTATCAGATTACACGTCGGTTGTAGTAATCGCAATTGCGATTGTTACATTTTTCGTACCATCTATGATGGGGTGGGTCAATTATGCCCTGTTCACAGATATGGTAGCCAATAAATTCACCAGTCAGTCTATTATCATTGGTGTCATCATGTTCAGCATGGGGCTGACACTGACAACAGAAGATTTTAAGATACTGGCACAGCGTCCATTTGATATCTGTGTAGGTGCAATCGCACAGTATCTGATCATGCCATTTCTGGCATTTGCACTGACGAAGTTATTACATCTTCCTGACGGAATCGCACTTGGACTGATTTTGGTAGGCTGCTGCCCAGGAGGCGTATCTTCCAATATCATGTCTTATCTGTGTGGTGGAGATGTAGCATTTTCTGTAGGAATGACAACAGTATCTACACTGGTTTCCCCGGTTATGACACCGCTTATGGTATCATTTCTCGCAAGAGGAACTCAGATTACGATCAAAGGACTTCCAATGTTCGTATCTATCATTGAGACAGTAATCCTTCCTGTAGGATTTGGATTTTTACTGAATTATCTGTATGGTAAGAAGAAAATGTTCCATGAGATCCAGCAGATGATGCCAGGGGTTGCAGTTCTTGGACTTGCATGTGTTGTTGGTGGTGTTGTATCTTCACAGGGATCAAAATTCTTCCAGTCCGGCGTTGTAATCTTTGTTGCAGTACTGCTTCACAATGGACTTGGATATCTGTTCGGATACGGTGCAGGAAAACTGGTTGGAATGAACACATCCAAAAAGAGAACGATAGCGATCGAAGTCGGAATGCAGAACGCAGGACTCGCCACAAATCTTGCTACAACGACAGCGCAGTTCGCGTCCACACCGGAGTCAGCAATCATCTGTGCAGTCTCCTGTACATGGCATTCTATCTCAGGAACATTACTTGCAGGAATGTTTGCAATGTATGATAAAAAGAAAGAAAAAGCTGCTGGAAAAGTAGTTACAGAACAGTAA